The proteins below come from a single Prolixibacter sp. NT017 genomic window:
- a CDS encoding DUF4434 domain-containing protein, with the protein MNNKEDSRRNFLKKLGATSALAITGTQLLGQSENTGLKPYSLSEDYIVPKENGLRITGTFLDEISHDIPHQNWGEKEWDADFQHMKAIGIDTVIMIRSGYRKFITYPSAYLLKKGCYKPSVDTLELFLRLADKYGMKFYFGLYDSGRYWDTGDMKYEVEDNKYVIDEVWKNYGRRFKSFQGWYISGEISRKTKGAIGAFHTMGKQCKDVSNGLPTFISPWIDGKKAVEAASDSLTKNNAVSVQEHKEEWDEIFDGIHDVVDACAFQDGHIDYDELDAFFEVNKELARKYHMECWTNAETFDRDMPIRFLPIKFDKLRLKLEAARRAGYDKGITFEFSHFMSPQSAYLQAGHLYNRYREYFNI; encoded by the coding sequence ATGAATAACAAAGAGGACTCACGCCGTAATTTCCTGAAAAAACTGGGTGCCACAAGCGCTTTGGCCATAACGGGGACGCAACTTCTTGGCCAATCTGAAAATACAGGACTAAAACCTTATTCTCTATCAGAAGATTACATCGTTCCGAAAGAAAATGGATTAAGAATTACCGGAACCTTTTTGGATGAAATATCACACGACATACCTCATCAAAACTGGGGAGAAAAAGAGTGGGACGCCGATTTTCAGCACATGAAAGCCATTGGCATCGATACAGTCATAATGATTCGATCCGGTTACCGAAAGTTTATTACTTATCCATCTGCCTACCTTTTAAAAAAAGGATGCTACAAACCCTCTGTCGATACGCTGGAACTTTTTCTGCGACTTGCCGACAAGTATGGCATGAAATTTTACTTCGGACTTTACGACTCAGGGAGATACTGGGACACAGGCGATATGAAATATGAGGTCGAGGACAACAAATATGTAATCGATGAAGTCTGGAAAAACTATGGGAGAAGATTTAAAAGCTTCCAGGGATGGTATATCAGCGGAGAAATAAGTCGCAAAACGAAAGGGGCTATCGGAGCTTTTCACACAATGGGAAAACAGTGCAAGGATGTATCGAATGGCCTGCCGACTTTTATCTCTCCGTGGATCGACGGGAAGAAAGCAGTAGAGGCAGCATCGGATAGCCTCACCAAAAATAATGCGGTTTCCGTTCAGGAACACAAAGAGGAATGGGACGAAATATTCGATGGAATTCATGATGTGGTCGATGCCTGTGCCTTTCAGGACGGACATATCGACTATGATGAACTAGATGCTTTCTTCGAAGTAAACAAGGAATTGGCACGAAAATATCACATGGAGTGCTGGACCAATGCAGAAACCTTTGACCGGGATATGCCCATTCGCTTTTTACCCATTAAATTTGACAAACTCAGGTTGAAACTGGAGGCCGCAAGAAGGGCTGGTTATGACAAGGGGATTACTTTCGAATTTTCTCATTTTATGAGTCCACAGTCTGCTTATCTTCAAGCCGGGCACCTATACAATCGATATAGGGAATATTTCAATATCTGA
- a CDS encoding ABC transporter ATP-binding protein encodes MMISVENIEKNYGEVKALRGVSLDVKEGELFGLIGPDGAGKTSLIRILVTLLKPDAGSATVNQLDVVDDFRKLRKQLGYMPGRFSLYPDLSVEENMNFFATVFGTTIEENYDLVKDIYQQIEPFKERLAGRLSGGMKQKLALSCALIHAPKVLILDEPTTGVDAVSRKEFWEMLKRLQKMGITILVSTPYMDEANLCDRVALIQDGNILTIDTPEKVTQSFAHKLWAIRSDNMYLCIRHLREHPEAESVFGFGEYLHVTWKNQEMKAEEMKNYLAGLGHSNVEVKETEPGIEDVFMDLMQKHDS; translated from the coding sequence ATGATGATATCAGTCGAAAATATCGAAAAAAATTACGGTGAGGTAAAGGCGTTGCGTGGTGTATCACTTGACGTGAAGGAAGGAGAGCTGTTTGGCCTGATCGGTCCCGACGGTGCCGGAAAGACTTCGCTGATAAGAATACTGGTTACTTTGCTGAAGCCCGATGCCGGAAGTGCAACCGTGAATCAACTTGATGTGGTGGACGATTTCAGGAAACTGAGGAAGCAACTTGGTTATATGCCGGGACGTTTTTCGCTTTATCCCGACCTGTCCGTTGAGGAAAACATGAACTTTTTTGCCACGGTTTTCGGGACAACCATCGAAGAGAATTATGACTTGGTGAAGGACATCTACCAACAAATCGAACCTTTCAAGGAACGGTTGGCCGGAAGATTGTCAGGCGGAATGAAGCAAAAACTGGCTCTTTCCTGTGCATTGATTCACGCCCCGAAAGTGCTGATACTCGACGAGCCAACCACCGGAGTGGATGCGGTTTCCCGGAAGGAGTTTTGGGAAATGCTGAAGCGGTTGCAGAAAATGGGCATTACCATTCTGGTTTCGACACCTTACATGGATGAAGCCAATCTTTGTGACCGGGTTGCCCTGATTCAGGACGGAAATATTCTGACCATCGATACACCGGAGAAAGTGACACAAAGTTTTGCTCACAAGTTGTGGGCCATTCGCTCCGATAACATGTACCTGTGCATCCGTCATCTGCGTGAGCATCCGGAAGCAGAATCCGTTTTCGGATTTGGAGAATACCTGCACGTTACCTGGAAGAATCAGGAAATGAAGGCGGAGGAGATGAAGAATTATCTGGCCGGATTGGGGCACAGCAACGTGGAAGTGAAAGAAACGGAACCCGGCATCGAGGATGTATTTATGGACCTGATGCAAAAACATGATAGCTGA
- a CDS encoding ROK family transcriptional regulator — translation MQHKFFESEIESKVDLTRKNIIRFYVVNGSSTIAELAKELDLSVPTTTKLIGELIDDGFVQDFGKQETGGGRRPNLYGLNPDSGYFVGVDVKRFRVNIALVNFKGETVKFEEGIPYRLENTPEALNQLCDIISNFIEDQEKLMTKIHCVGVNITGRVNTTSGYSYSYFYFEEKPLSELIEERIGVRTFIDNDSRSMAYGEYVSGVAKGEKSMIFVNISWGIGIGIVMDGKLYYGKSGFSGEFGHTYVFDNEIICHCGKKGCLETEASGLAIHRIFLERVRNGSNTILHSKIESDDALLLEDIINATLEEDVLSIEIIEEIGNKLGRSISGLINLFNPELLVVGGTVSRAGDYILLPIKSAIKKYSLNLVNNDTEIKLSKLGEKAGAVGAGLLARERVLGFSS, via the coding sequence ATGCAGCATAAGTTTTTTGAATCGGAGATTGAAAGCAAAGTTGACTTGACACGGAAGAATATTATTCGTTTTTATGTAGTCAATGGTTCAAGTACAATAGCGGAGCTGGCTAAGGAGTTGGATTTGAGTGTTCCTACGACAACGAAATTGATTGGTGAATTAATTGATGATGGATTTGTTCAGGATTTCGGCAAACAGGAAACGGGTGGTGGACGACGTCCTAATTTGTATGGTTTGAATCCGGATTCTGGCTATTTCGTTGGAGTTGATGTTAAACGCTTTCGTGTTAATATTGCTCTGGTTAATTTTAAAGGTGAAACCGTCAAATTTGAAGAAGGTATTCCTTATCGCCTGGAAAACACTCCGGAAGCATTAAATCAGCTTTGTGATATCATTAGTAATTTTATTGAAGATCAGGAAAAGCTGATGACCAAGATTCACTGTGTGGGGGTGAACATTACCGGTCGGGTAAATACTACATCAGGATACAGCTACAGTTATTTTTATTTCGAAGAAAAGCCATTGAGTGAATTGATTGAAGAGCGCATTGGTGTAAGAACATTTATAGATAATGATTCGCGTTCAATGGCTTACGGAGAATATGTGAGTGGGGTTGCAAAGGGTGAGAAGAGTATGATCTTTGTAAATATCAGCTGGGGTATTGGTATTGGTATCGTGATGGATGGGAAGCTATATTATGGTAAGTCTGGATTTTCTGGAGAATTTGGGCATACGTATGTGTTTGATAATGAGATTATATGTCATTGCGGTAAGAAGGGATGCTTAGAAACGGAAGCCTCTGGTTTGGCCATTCACCGAATTTTTCTGGAGCGGGTGAGAAATGGAAGTAATACCATATTACATAGTAAGATAGAGAGTGATGATGCTTTGTTGTTGGAGGATATCATCAATGCTACGCTGGAGGAAGATGTGTTGTCTATTGAGATTATCGAGGAGATTGGGAATAAGCTCGGACGGTCTATCTCCGGGTTGATTAATTTGTTTAATCCGGAATTGTTGGTTGTTGGGGGAACTGTTTCACGAGCAGGAGATTATATTCTATTGCCGATAAAAAGTGCCATAAAAAAATATTCATTAAACCTGGTCAACAATGACACGGAAATAAAACTTTCCAAATTGGGAGAAAAAGCAGGAGCGGTTGGTGCCGGCTTGTTAGCGCGTGAGCGCGTCCTCGGATTTTCTTCCTGA
- a CDS encoding DUF3078 domain-containing protein, with product MSKIFPVLLLAFVTMLAGPVWAKTEGSASVKKDQRRDQPENPMDTLKWSVNYLNRIMYSGGEWYLTDRTYQKAIKGVLNYAENQSVDTSVVEMKKLLADYGVVYIYDRRPQDIPHPGKVPGYVTSAQLDEQMKSLQKQWADSLESSMIEVPESLLENVEKEVRLIPAMDPQRLLSDSLKQMPAAFRRCLTRHFTNLGVTDSISPAAFDSIRSSVVESCRLRYNDSVLTSYRDSVIAKYRSEYIQQFIDSAAQAYRKKVEQSNYDKLSYYNDGAVAATNDSLRMALRFLTQYAAADSVKLSFTNLAGEQKSMWTANHPMPPIRFYLKNVQNDSLGVIMKNRGKGKVDVIIDDGVQIQRFTTTDRREITIKREQPDDNLLTMPTITPKLSPWEMGGDGSLGFTQTTLKNWAKGGESSLSALAVAKYHVNYSKKKMKWENNFELRYGMNRTDTKGLQKNDDKIEYQSRLGYSAFNRWYYSADFDFKTQMTKGYSDPDHQKPISAFMAPGYVTFSIGLDYKPNADFSLFISPLTSKTTYVRDTTEIDPTNYGLKPGEKKLWEPGFIVKTTFKKDIVENIHYETAGQMFVNYRYPFTKFDFDWEQTLVMKVTQSINTRIMTHLIYDDDTKFPVYDATGNEIGKKAKWQFQELFTIGFTYQF from the coding sequence ATGTCAAAAATATTTCCGGTCTTATTGCTGGCATTCGTTACGATGTTGGCCGGTCCTGTATGGGCCAAAACAGAAGGTTCTGCTTCTGTGAAAAAGGATCAACGTCGTGATCAGCCGGAAAATCCGATGGATACGTTAAAGTGGAGTGTGAATTATTTGAACCGGATCATGTACTCGGGAGGGGAGTGGTATCTAACCGATCGTACATACCAGAAAGCCATCAAAGGCGTATTAAACTACGCCGAAAATCAGTCCGTCGATACGTCGGTGGTGGAGATGAAAAAGCTGCTGGCTGATTACGGTGTGGTGTACATTTACGATCGGCGACCTCAGGATATTCCTCACCCGGGAAAAGTGCCCGGGTATGTTACTTCGGCTCAGCTGGACGAGCAGATGAAATCGTTGCAAAAGCAATGGGCCGATAGTCTGGAGAGCAGCATGATTGAAGTTCCGGAATCGTTGCTGGAAAATGTCGAGAAAGAGGTACGGCTCATTCCTGCGATGGATCCACAACGATTGCTGAGCGACTCGCTGAAGCAAATGCCGGCAGCTTTTAGGCGCTGTCTTACCAGGCATTTTACCAATCTCGGAGTAACCGATTCAATTTCGCCGGCGGCCTTCGATTCTATTCGGAGCAGTGTGGTCGAATCGTGCCGGTTGCGTTACAACGATTCGGTTTTAACCAGCTACCGCGATTCGGTGATTGCAAAGTATCGTTCAGAATATATACAGCAGTTTATCGATTCGGCAGCTCAGGCTTACCGGAAGAAAGTGGAGCAAAGCAACTACGATAAATTATCATACTACAATGACGGAGCAGTGGCTGCTACGAATGATTCACTTCGAATGGCATTGCGTTTTCTAACACAGTATGCCGCTGCCGATTCGGTGAAATTGAGCTTTACCAATCTGGCAGGAGAGCAAAAGTCGATGTGGACCGCCAACCACCCGATGCCGCCCATTCGGTTTTACCTGAAAAATGTTCAAAACGACTCACTGGGCGTTATCATGAAAAACCGGGGGAAGGGGAAAGTGGACGTCATTATTGACGATGGAGTCCAGATTCAGCGCTTTACGACCACCGACCGTCGGGAAATAACCATCAAGCGGGAACAGCCCGATGACAATTTGTTGACAATGCCTACCATCACTCCAAAATTATCACCCTGGGAAATGGGGGGAGACGGTTCGCTGGGATTCACACAAACAACGTTAAAAAACTGGGCCAAGGGAGGCGAGAGTTCACTGTCCGCCCTGGCTGTGGCCAAATACCATGTCAATTATTCGAAGAAGAAAATGAAATGGGAGAACAACTTTGAGCTTCGTTATGGGATGAACCGGACGGATACCAAAGGACTACAGAAGAACGACGATAAAATCGAATACCAATCCCGTTTGGGATATTCTGCCTTTAACCGGTGGTATTATTCGGCAGATTTTGACTTTAAGACCCAGATGACCAAGGGGTATTCCGATCCCGATCATCAAAAGCCTATTTCCGCATTTATGGCTCCGGGATATGTGACTTTTTCTATTGGTTTGGATTACAAGCCGAACGCTGATTTCTCGTTGTTTATTTCTCCACTTACTTCCAAAACCACGTATGTTCGTGATACAACGGAGATTGATCCAACAAACTATGGATTGAAACCCGGAGAAAAGAAATTATGGGAACCCGGTTTCATTGTAAAAACAACTTTCAAGAAGGACATCGTCGAAAACATTCATTACGAAACAGCTGGTCAGATGTTTGTCAACTACCGGTATCCGTTTACCAAATTCGATTTCGACTGGGAACAAACGCTGGTCATGAAGGTAACTCAATCTATCAACACCCGAATCATGACGCACCTGATTTATGATGATGATACCAAATTTCCGGTTTACGATGCTACTGGTAACGAAATCGGTAAGAAAGCTAAATGGCAGTTCCAGGAACTCTTCACGATTGGATTTACTTACCAATTCTAA
- a CDS encoding AGE family epimerase/isomerase: protein MINSELNRYAALYQTELLDNVMPFWTEHSVDKTFGGYFTCLTREGNVFDTDKFVWLQGRQVWMFAMLYNNVEKKKAWLDIALNGADFLKKYGRDKEGNWYFSLTREGTPLIQAYNIFSDCFAAMAFGELYKATGTEEFKQIAVSTYYQILERQEHPKGIYDKSVPGTRPLINFALPMILCNLSLSLEDVLGSQTTAKIVPELINNIMTNFYQEDTGLILENVSPEGKFVDSFEGRLISPGHVNESMWFLMDLAIRYNDQSLIEQAERILLRNTEFGWDKKYGGIFYFLDYKGYPPQQLEWDQKLWWVHLETLIAMAKCYKLTGNQSCKNWFEEIHQYSWKHFKDPEHNEWFGYLDRRGETLLTLKGGKWKGSFHVPRAMYEIWKTLSSPSPLQKDSATLSNSRNKL, encoded by the coding sequence ATGATTAATTCAGAACTGAACCGATATGCAGCGTTATATCAAACAGAATTACTGGATAACGTTATGCCTTTTTGGACAGAACACTCTGTCGATAAAACATTTGGTGGATACTTTACCTGCCTCACAAGAGAAGGAAATGTATTTGACACAGATAAATTTGTATGGTTGCAGGGACGCCAGGTATGGATGTTTGCCATGTTATATAACAATGTAGAAAAGAAAAAGGCATGGCTCGACATTGCATTGAACGGAGCCGATTTTCTGAAGAAATATGGAAGAGATAAAGAAGGTAACTGGTACTTTTCCCTGACACGAGAAGGAACTCCCCTGATACAGGCTTACAACATATTCTCAGACTGCTTTGCGGCGATGGCCTTTGGCGAACTTTACAAAGCCACCGGTACCGAAGAATTTAAACAAATAGCTGTATCAACATACTATCAAATACTGGAACGCCAGGAGCATCCCAAAGGCATATATGATAAATCAGTTCCCGGGACACGCCCACTCATCAACTTTGCCTTACCAATGATACTGTGCAACCTGTCCCTCTCCCTGGAAGATGTTCTGGGCAGTCAGACCACGGCCAAAATAGTTCCGGAATTGATAAACAACATCATGACCAACTTTTACCAGGAGGATACCGGTCTAATCCTGGAAAACGTTTCTCCGGAAGGTAAATTTGTTGACAGTTTTGAAGGGCGCCTAATCAGTCCCGGACATGTCAACGAATCGATGTGGTTTCTGATGGATCTGGCTATCCGATACAACGATCAATCTCTGATTGAACAAGCCGAGAGAATATTGTTACGCAATACGGAATTCGGCTGGGACAAAAAATACGGTGGGATATTTTACTTTCTGGACTACAAAGGTTACCCGCCCCAGCAACTGGAATGGGATCAAAAACTTTGGTGGGTCCATTTGGAAACGCTGATTGCCATGGCCAAATGTTACAAGCTAACAGGTAATCAAAGTTGCAAGAATTGGTTTGAAGAAATACACCAATATTCATGGAAGCACTTTAAAGATCCGGAACACAATGAATGGTTTGGATATCTCGACAGAAGAGGGGAAACATTACTTACATTAAAAGGAGGAAAATGGAAAGGAAGCTTTCATGTTCCCAGAGCTATGTATGAAATATGGAAAACCTTATCCTCGCCATCACCATTACAGAAAGATTCGGCAACTCTATCAAATTCCCGAAACAAGCTTTAA
- a CDS encoding sugar porter family MFS transporter yields the protein MKKNHTNSENMGYVLFLSIVAALGGFLFGYDTAVISGTIKGVSTQFNMNDIQSGWFVGSALLGSIGGVLVAGRLSDLFGRRPVLFASAVLFSASAIGCMLSPNEQWLVFYRIIGGIGIGVASVISPLYISEISVPRYRGRLVSLYQLAITVGFLGAYMVNYALKIQAENWQVSANIQSGWINLVFEEEVWRSMLGAEAIPALLFFITLFFIPESPRWLIVKHKNTQSLRILSRIQGEETAIAQLKEIKRMVQLEVQSNWRLLFQHGYRTAMIIGISLAILGQFMGVNAVLYYGPSIFEQTGLSEGDSLFYQVFVGLINVISTVIAIWLIDKIGRKKLIYYGVSVMLVSLILIALYFQINKTSMVIPPVTLLVLILAYIFGCAISICVVIWVLLSEMYPTKVRGAAMSFAGFSLWVGTYLIGQLTPWLMTSLSATGLFLLFALMCLPYLWITWKLVPETTGKSLEEIEQMWMTH from the coding sequence GTGAAAAAAAATCATACGAATAGTGAGAATATGGGCTACGTACTGTTCTTATCGATTGTCGCAGCCTTGGGAGGATTTCTGTTTGGATACGATACGGCAGTCATTTCAGGTACGATTAAGGGCGTATCCACCCAATTCAACATGAATGACATTCAGTCAGGATGGTTCGTTGGATCCGCATTGCTTGGCTCAATTGGTGGCGTATTGGTAGCCGGTCGGCTAAGCGATCTTTTTGGTCGTCGGCCGGTACTTTTTGCATCAGCTGTTCTATTCTCTGCGTCCGCCATTGGCTGTATGCTTTCTCCAAATGAACAGTGGCTGGTGTTCTATCGCATCATAGGAGGAATCGGTATTGGTGTTGCTTCAGTTATTTCTCCCCTTTATATTTCCGAAATATCTGTACCTCGTTACCGTGGCCGACTTGTTTCACTCTATCAATTAGCCATTACCGTCGGTTTTTTGGGTGCCTATATGGTGAATTATGCACTCAAGATACAGGCAGAGAACTGGCAGGTTTCGGCAAATATTCAATCTGGCTGGATAAACCTGGTTTTCGAAGAAGAAGTATGGAGATCCATGCTTGGAGCTGAAGCCATACCTGCACTGCTTTTCTTCATTACCTTGTTTTTTATTCCGGAGAGCCCGCGTTGGTTAATTGTCAAACACAAAAACACACAATCACTGCGAATTCTAAGCCGAATTCAAGGTGAAGAGACCGCAATAGCCCAACTAAAGGAAATAAAACGAATGGTACAGCTTGAAGTGCAATCGAACTGGAGACTCTTGTTTCAGCATGGGTACCGCACCGCTATGATAATAGGAATATCATTGGCCATCTTAGGACAATTCATGGGGGTCAATGCAGTATTATACTACGGCCCAAGCATCTTTGAACAAACTGGACTTTCGGAAGGTGATTCCCTTTTTTACCAGGTCTTTGTTGGCCTGATAAATGTTATTTCTACGGTCATTGCTATTTGGTTGATTGACAAAATTGGTCGGAAAAAACTGATATATTATGGGGTCTCAGTCATGTTAGTCTCACTTATTTTGATCGCCTTGTATTTCCAAATCAACAAAACCAGCATGGTGATCCCTCCGGTTACCTTACTCGTATTGATCCTGGCCTATATTTTCGGATGCGCGATATCCATTTGTGTAGTTATCTGGGTATTGCTGTCAGAAATGTACCCAACAAAAGTTCGAGGTGCCGCTATGTCTTTTGCAGGCTTCTCCCTTTGGGTAGGAACCTACCTGATAGGCCAATTGACTCCATGGCTTATGACCTCTCTGTCAGCAACAGGCTTGTTTTTGCTTTTTGCTTTAATGTGCCTGCCCTATTTATGGATTACCTGGAAACTAGTCCCCGAAACAACGGGTAAATCGCTGGAAGAAATTGAACAAATGTGGATGACACATTGA
- a CDS encoding ABC transporter permease: MKQLLGFIRKEFRHIFRDPRTMIILFGIPIVQLLLFGYVITTEIKDAHIAILDKSNDEVTREITHKLLSSGYFKLDAMLDNDGQIDNIFRKGNIKEVVVFQQDFGKKLERDGKADVQVIADASDPNTAQLLSNYTNAIVQDYLQKKFINYHIPYEIKPQVRMLFNESLKGAFMYVPGTMALILIIISAMMTSITIVREKEMGTMEILLVSPLKSHHIIIGKVTPYLILSVINAITIVVLGNLVFGVPVRGSLILLMSVVILYIMLALSLGILISTIAASQFSAMFVSIMALMLPTMLLSGFIYPIDNMPVVLQVLSNIMPARWFIEAVKAVMLKGVGAGYIWKQLLIMTGMTTVFLVISMKKFKLRLE; encoded by the coding sequence ATGAAACAATTACTTGGTTTTATACGAAAAGAGTTTCGCCACATCTTTCGTGATCCGCGAACGATGATCATCCTGTTCGGTATCCCGATTGTGCAGCTCCTGTTATTTGGTTACGTCATTACCACCGAAATCAAGGATGCACACATTGCCATTCTGGATAAATCGAACGATGAAGTGACCCGGGAAATCACGCATAAATTGCTGTCTTCAGGATACTTCAAACTCGATGCCATGCTGGACAACGACGGGCAGATTGATAATATTTTCCGTAAGGGAAATATTAAAGAAGTGGTGGTGTTTCAACAGGATTTCGGCAAAAAACTGGAAAGAGACGGAAAGGCCGATGTGCAGGTAATTGCCGATGCATCGGACCCCAATACCGCCCAATTACTTTCGAATTATACCAATGCCATTGTCCAGGATTACCTGCAGAAGAAATTTATCAACTACCATATTCCGTACGAGATAAAGCCTCAGGTGCGGATGCTCTTCAACGAAAGTTTGAAAGGAGCATTTATGTACGTTCCCGGAACGATGGCATTGATTCTGATCATCATCTCTGCGATGATGACGTCGATTACCATTGTGCGGGAAAAGGAGATGGGAACGATGGAGATATTATTGGTCTCGCCGCTGAAATCACATCACATCATCATTGGAAAAGTTACGCCGTACCTGATTCTTTCAGTCATTAACGCTATAACGATTGTGGTGTTGGGAAACCTGGTCTTCGGTGTTCCCGTCAGGGGCAGCCTGATATTGTTAATGTCTGTGGTTATCCTATATATCATGCTGGCACTCTCACTGGGAATTTTAATATCGACCATTGCGGCCAGCCAGTTTTCAGCCATGTTCGTTTCCATTATGGCACTAATGTTACCCACCATGTTGCTGTCGGGTTTTATTTACCCAATCGATAATATGCCCGTGGTGCTGCAGGTGTTGTCGAATATTATGCCGGCCCGTTGGTTTATTGAAGCGGTAAAGGCTGTGATGCTGAAAGGAGTTGGAGCCGGTTACATCTGGAAACAACTGCTGATAATGACCGGAATGACAACTGTTTTCCTGGTCATCAGTATGAAGAAGTTCAAATTGCGTTTGGAGTAG
- a CDS encoding ABC transporter permease yields the protein MKILRYLLQKEFIQIIRNKSMWPVIFVMPIVQMLILVNAATLELKKSDVLVIDQDMSDASRQLVNKLEGNPFFKVTRVNDADFDADDQLLKGKANVVLDIPQHFERDLRRDNKVSLQLRVDAINSMSAELTWSYMNSLIRDYNNNLRASWMGVSKFDPPQKIDVSSRYWYNPTLIYAFYMAPGVLVILVTLIGMFLSAVNLVREKEIGTMEQLNVTPIKKYQFIAAKMIPFLVIALVVLSFGLLIAKLVFNLPFHGNILVLYGFTTVFLLGTMGLGLFISVVSDTQQQVFFLSYFFLLIFILMSGLFTPVESMPKWAQLLDHLNPLYYMMKVIRNVVLKGSGFFDLKYEFFSMLGYGVVMFSLAVMRYRKTA from the coding sequence ATGAAAATATTACGATATCTTCTTCAAAAAGAATTCATCCAGATTATTCGGAACAAATCGATGTGGCCCGTCATTTTTGTGATGCCCATTGTGCAGATGCTTATTCTGGTGAATGCAGCCACATTGGAACTGAAAAAGTCGGATGTTTTGGTGATCGATCAGGATATGAGTGACGCATCGCGGCAGCTGGTGAATAAGCTTGAGGGAAATCCGTTTTTCAAGGTAACCCGGGTAAACGATGCTGATTTCGACGCAGATGACCAATTATTAAAAGGCAAGGCTAATGTTGTGCTTGATATTCCCCAGCATTTTGAGCGTGACTTGAGACGGGATAACAAAGTATCGCTGCAGTTGCGCGTCGATGCCATTAATAGTATGTCCGCCGAGTTGACCTGGTCGTACATGAATTCATTAATAAGGGATTACAACAACAATCTCCGGGCGAGCTGGATGGGAGTTTCCAAATTCGATCCGCCGCAAAAAATCGATGTCTCGTCGCGGTACTGGTACAATCCGACGCTTATTTATGCGTTCTATATGGCGCCAGGGGTATTAGTGATTCTGGTTACGCTAATCGGGATGTTTCTGTCGGCGGTTAACCTGGTTCGGGAAAAAGAGATTGGCACTATGGAGCAGCTCAATGTGACTCCCATTAAAAAGTACCAGTTTATTGCAGCCAAAATGATTCCTTTCCTGGTGATTGCACTGGTAGTGTTGTCATTTGGACTGCTCATAGCCAAGCTGGTATTTAACCTGCCTTTTCATGGAAATATCCTGGTATTATACGGATTTACAACAGTTTTCCTGCTGGGTACCATGGGGCTTGGGCTGTTCATCTCGGTTGTTTCCGATACGCAGCAGCAGGTTTTCTTCCTGAGTTATTTTTTCCTGCTGATTTTTATCCTGATGAGCGGCTTGTTCACTCCGGTGGAAAGTATGCCGAAGTGGGCCCAGTTGCTCGACCATCTGAATCCGCTGTATTACATGATGAAAGTGATTCGGAATGTGGTGCTGAAAGGCTCAGGATTTTTCGACTTGAAGTACGAGTTTTTTTCCATGCTGGGATATGGCGTCGTTATGTTCTCGCTGGCCGTGATGCGGTACCGGAAAACGGCATAA
- a CDS encoding ABC transporter ATP-binding protein yields the protein MEKENTVIRVRDLVKKFGQFVADDHLSFDVYKGEIFGFLGANGAGKTTAIRMLCGLLEPTSGELTVAGLDGFKQREAIKRRIGYMSQKFSLYEDLTVHENIRLFAGIYGIPTRVRREKTEELLEKLELTSTRKKLVRDLPLGWKQKLAFSLAIIHDPSIVFLDEPSGGVDPVTRRRFWDLIYEAAHEGITVFVTTHYMDEAEYCDRVAIMSAGKIVALDTPEALKKEWDATSMDGVFLKLARSNE from the coding sequence ATGGAAAAAGAAAATACAGTCATCCGGGTACGCGATTTGGTCAAGAAATTTGGCCAGTTTGTGGCCGACGATCACTTAAGTTTCGATGTCTACAAAGGCGAAATATTCGGTTTTCTTGGAGCCAATGGAGCCGGAAAAACCACCGCCATCCGGATGTTGTGCGGACTGCTGGAACCTACATCGGGAGAGTTGACGGTTGCCGGCCTGGATGGATTTAAACAGCGGGAGGCGATCAAACGCCGTATCGGTTACATGTCGCAGAAGTTTTCGCTGTACGAAGATTTAACGGTGCATGAAAACATCCGGTTGTTTGCGGGCATTTACGGCATTCCTACCCGTGTCCGGAGAGAAAAAACGGAAGAGCTGCTGGAAAAGCTGGAGCTTACTTCGACGCGAAAAAAGCTGGTTCGCGATTTGCCGCTGGGATGGAAGCAGAAGCTGGCTTTTTCGTTGGCTATTATTCACGACCCGTCCATCGTTTTTCTCGACGAGCCGTCGGGAGGTGTCGATCCGGTAACCCGCCGCCGTTTTTGGGATTTGATTTACGAAGCGGCCCACGAGGGAATTACCGTATTCGTAACAACCCACTATATGGACGAGGCAGAATATTGCGACCGGGTAGCTATTATGTCGGCCGGTAAAATTGTCGCACTCGATACGCCGGAAGCACTGAAAAAAGAATGGGATGCCACCAGCATGGACGGCGTATTCCTGAAACTGGCCCGCTCAAATGAGTAG